The following coding sequences lie in one Anolis carolinensis isolate JA03-04 unplaced genomic scaffold, rAnoCar3.1.pri scaffold_11, whole genome shotgun sequence genomic window:
- the LOC100567684 gene encoding cytochrome P450 1A5: protein MPTLEMSSMESLSHITATEALIATAVFCLLFMIVKSFRNRVPYGLKKIPGPMGYPLIGNMLELGKNPHLSLTRMSQKYGDVMMIHIGSTPVLVLSGLETIRKALVRQGAEFLGRPDLYSFRYVADGESLAFGHDSGEVWRTRRKLAQNALKSFAASPSPVSPSIYLLEEHLSKEVDYLIQKLQEVMREKKSLDPYRYIVVSVANVICAMCFGKRYSHDNQEFLSIIDESEKFVEVAASGNLADFIPLLQYLPMRSMKMFKQFNEKFTVFLLNMVKEHYDSFSKDSIRDITDSLIEQSQEKFQISSKKIVNLVNDIFGAGFDTVTTTLSWSLMYLVTHPEIQKKIHEEIDEVIGRERKPRLSDRLLMPYTEAFTMEVFRHSSLLPFTIPHCTVKETSLNGYYIPKDLCVFVNQWQVNHDEKLWKDPSSFNPERFLSADGKDVNKDESEKVLTFGLGKRRCIGEQIARWEVFLFLTFLLQELEFSVKEGVEVDMTPRYGLSMKHKRCPHFLVKPRPPKNAS from the exons ATGCCCACCTTGGAGATGTCATCCATGGAAAGCCTGAGCCATATCACAGCAACGGAAGCTCTCATTGCCACGGCTGTTTTCTGTTTACTCTTTATGATTGTCAAGTCCTTCCGGAACCGGGTTCCTTATGGCCTGAAGAAAATCCCGGGGCCGATGGGGTACCCACTCATTGGCAACATGTTGGAGTTGGGGAAAAACCCCCACCTGAGCCTGACACGGATGAGCCAGAAATACGGAGACGTGATGATGATCCATATTGGCAGCACACCCGTGTTGGTGCTGAGTGGGCTGGAAACCATACGGAAAGCCTTGGTGAGGCAAGGAGCTGAGTTCTTGGGACGGCCGGACCTCTACAGCTTCCGTTACGTGGCCGACGGGGAAAGCCTGGCTTTTGGCCACGATTCGGGAGAAGTCTGGCGCACCCGGCGGAAACTGGCCCAGAATGCCTTAAAATCCTTTGCTGCTTCGCCCAGCCCCGTCTCACCTTCCATATATCTCCTAGAAGAGCATCTCTCCAAAGAGGTTGACTACTTGATCCAGAAGTTGCAAGAGGTGATGCGGGAGAAGAAGTCCCTGGACCCTTACCGATACATCGTGGTCTCCGTGGCCAACGTCATTTGCGCCATGTGTTTTGGCAAACGTTACAGCCACGACAACCAGGAATTCCTCAGCATCATTGACGAGAGTGAAAAGTTTGTGGAAGTGGCTGCCTCGGGGAACCTTGCGGATTTCATCCCGCTGCTTCAATATCTCCCGATGAGGAGCATGAAGATGTTCAAGCAATTCAACGAGAAGTTCACTGTTTTCTTACTCAATATGGTCAAGGAACACTATGACAGTTTCAGTAAG gaTAGTATCCGGGACATCACCGATTCTCTCATTGAGCAAAGCCAGGAAAAGTTTCAGATCTCCTCTAAAAAAATAGTCAAccttgtcaatgacatctttggAGCTG GTTTCGACACAGTGACCACAACTTTGTCCTGGTCACTCATGTACCTTGTCACTCACCCTGAAATTCAGAAGAAGATCCATGAAGAAATAG ATGAAGTCATTGGCAGAGAACGAAAACCTCGGCTGTCGGACCGACTTCTGATGCCTTATACAGAGGCCTTCACCATGGAAGTGTTCAGGCattcctctcttctccctttcaCAATTCCCCATTG CACAGTCAAAGAAACCTCTCTCAATGGCTACTACATCCCAAAGgacctctgtgtctttgtcaaCCAGTGGCAAGTCAACCACGATGA GAAGCTTTGGAAAGACCCCTCTTCCTTCAACCCGGAGCGCTTCCTTTCCGCCGACGGCAAAGACGTCAACAAGGACGAGAGCGAGAAAGTGCTGACCTTTGGTCTGGGGAAGAGACGATGCATCGGGGAGCAGATCGCCCGATGGGAGGTCTTCCTCTTCTTGACCTTTTTGCTCCAAGAGTTGGAATTCAGCGTCAAGGAAGGCGTGGAAGTGGACATGACTCCCCGCTACGGCCTCTCCATGAAGCACAAGCGGTGCCCGCATTTCCTAGTCAAGCCACGGCCCCCAAAGAACGCCAGCTAG
- the LOC100567883 gene encoding cytochrome P450 1A5, with amino-acid sequence MLTLEMPFMEVLSHITATEALLGVAVFCLFFMYVKSFQNRIPKGLKKIPGPTGFPLIGNALQMGKYPHLSLTRMSQKYGDVMMIHIGNTPVLVLSGLKTIHQALVRQATEFMGRPDLYSFRCIANGESLGFGRDSGEVWRARRKMVQNALKAFATSPSSNSFSTYLVEEHVSKEANYLIEKFQEVMLEKQSFDPYEHILVSTANIICAMCFSKSYHHDDEELLGIVNTSEKFVEVATSGNLADFIPLLRYLPMNSMKMFHEFNRKFYTFMLKEIKEHYESFSKDSIRDITDSLIDQSQKMFSISSENLFSFLNDLFGAAFDTVTTVMSWGLMYLVVHPEIQKKIQEEIDEVIGRARKPRLSDRPLMPYTEAFILEVFRHSSLLPFTIPHCTTKETVLNGYYIPKDICVFINQWQVNHDENLWKDPSSFNPERFLSTDGKDVNKDESEKVLIFGLGKRRCIGEPIARWEIFLFLTFLLQELEFSVKEGVKVDMTPRYGLSMKVKRCPHFQVKQRSLKNK; translated from the exons ATGTTAACCTTGGAGATGCCATTCATGGAAGTCCTGAGCCATATCACTGCAACCGAAGCCCTCCTTGGCGTAGCTGTTTTCTGTTTGTTCTTCATGTACGTGAAGTCCTTCCAGAACCGGATTCCCAAGGGTTTGAAGAAAATCCCAGGGCCGACGGGGTTCCCATTGATCGGCAACGCATTGCAGATGGGGAAATATCCCCACCTGAGCCTGACACGGATGAGCCAGAAATACGGAGACGTGATGATGATACATATCGGGAACACGCCGGTGTTAGTGCTGAGTGGGCTGAAGACCATACACCAGGCTTTGGTGAGACAAGCGACCGAGTTCATGGGACGTCCCGATCTTTATAGTTTCCGTTGCATCGCAAACGGGGAGAGCCTTGGTTTTGGCCGAGACTCCGGAGAAGTGTGGCGCGCCCGGCGCAAAATGGTCCAGAACGCCCTCAAGGCCTTTGCCACCTCGCCTAGTTCCAATTCCTTTTCAACGTACCTCGTAGAAGAACACGTCTCCAAAGAGGCCAACTACCTGATCGAGAAGTTCCAAGAGGTGATGCTGGAGAAACAGTCCTTCGATCCCTACGAGCACATCTTGGTCTCCACGGCCAACATCATTTGCGCCATGTGTTTCAGCAAGAGCTACCACCACGACGACGAAGAGCTCCTCGGCATCGTCAACACCAGCGAAAAGTTTGTGGAAGTGGCCACCTCCGGGAACTTGGCCGATTTCATCCCGCTGCTTCGATATCTTCCAATGAACAGCATGAAGATGTTTCACGAATTCAACCGGAAGTTCTACACTTTCATGCTTAAGGAGATTAAGGAGCACTATGAGAGTTTCAGCAAG GATAGTATCCGGGACATCACCGATTCTCTTATCGATCAAAGCCAGAAAATGTTTTCTATCTCATCTGAAAATCTATTCAGCTTTCTCAATGACCTTTTTGGAGCTG CATTTGACACCGTGACTACTGTTATGTCCTGGGGCCTTATGTACCTTGTCGTTCACCCTGAAATCCAGAAGAAGATCCAAGAAGAAATAG ACGAAGTCATTGGTAGAGCACGGAAACCCCGGCTATCGGACCGACCTCTGATGCCTTACACCGAAGCTTTCATTCTGGAAGTGTTCAGACattcctctcttctcccttttACAATTCCCCATTG CACAACTAAGGAAACAGTCTTAAATGGTTACTACATCCCAAAGGACATCTGTGTCTTCATCAACCAGTGGCAAGTCAACCACGATGA GAATCTTTGGAAAGATCCTTCTTCCTTCAACCCGGAGCGCTTCCTTTCCACGGATGGCAAAGACGTCAACAAGGACGAGAGTGAGAAAGTGTTGATCTTTGGTCTGGGGAAGAGACGATGCATCGGGGAGCCGATTGCCCGATGGGAGATTTTCCTCTTCTTGACCTTTTTGCTCCAAGAGTTGGAATTCAGCGTCAAGGAGGGAGTGAAAGTGGACATGACCCCGCGCTATGGCCTCTCCATGAAAGTCAAGCGATGCCCACATTTCCAGGTGAAACAGCGGTCTCTGAAGAACAAGTAA